A window of the Schlesneria paludicola DSM 18645 genome harbors these coding sequences:
- a CDS encoding YbaN family protein, which translates to MLEIKRLNGADVRRREFIARNTVLPAGSSFPHGTLLTRIFYQVCGLFFVGLAAAGVVLPILPTTPFLILASACFYRSSPQWRTWLLGLPVWGPMLRHWETHRAVHPRTKTLAVLVVTTTVAVGAMLGQFSLPLLMLLLPLAATGLVVIWRLPVTLPTASLTAARNRLPERRNPASMTLDSAVRSSAGPGSTDFTAC; encoded by the coding sequence GGAGTTCATTGCAAGGAATACAGTGCTGCCAGCGGGCTCAAGTTTCCCTCATGGGACACTGCTGACTCGAATCTTCTACCAGGTTTGTGGACTATTCTTCGTGGGGCTCGCTGCCGCGGGCGTCGTGCTTCCGATCCTGCCAACAACCCCCTTTTTGATCCTGGCGAGTGCCTGCTTCTACCGATCAAGCCCTCAATGGCGAACCTGGCTGCTGGGGTTACCCGTCTGGGGCCCAATGCTTCGGCACTGGGAGACGCATCGCGCCGTGCATCCAAGAACCAAGACCCTGGCCGTCCTTGTCGTCACTACGACCGTTGCCGTCGGCGCGATGCTCGGACAGTTTTCCTTGCCGCTACTGATGCTCTTACTTCCCCTGGCAGCGACTGGTCTTGTCGTCATCTGGAGACTTCCCGTCACCTTACCGACAGCATCCCTGACCGCTGCACGAAATCGACTGCCCGAACGCCGAAACCCCGCTTCCATGACGCTTGATTCTGCCGTTCGAAGTTCCGCCGGGCCTGGCTCAACGGACTTCACGGCCTGCTGA
- a CDS encoding CheR family methyltransferase, whose product MDGHTVTNSKVGGPSTNDDKRHEESETTVPLEVKDFEYIRTFLLKRSAISLDDEKRYLVESRLQPLARKEGFASVGELVHKMQTTIVNGLHQRVIEAMTTHETSFFRDINPFDAIRRVVLPELITARGTSRTIKIWCMACSTGQEPYSLAMLIREYFPQLHGWVVKILATDLSAQVLERAREGRFNQHEINRGLPAPFMLKYFTRQGMNWQANDDIRSLIDFQQMNLIEPWTVQGPMDIIFLRNVLIYFELDVKKEILAKVRRVLRPDGSLLLGGSENAVGLDDSFRRVQIEQTSVYRLR is encoded by the coding sequence ATGGACGGCCACACTGTCACGAATTCCAAAGTTGGAGGACCATCGACCAACGACGACAAGAGACACGAAGAAAGTGAGACCACTGTGCCGCTTGAGGTCAAAGATTTCGAATACATCCGTACGTTCTTGCTGAAACGTTCGGCAATTTCACTCGACGATGAAAAGCGATATCTCGTTGAATCGCGGCTGCAACCACTCGCGCGCAAAGAAGGCTTTGCGAGCGTTGGCGAGTTGGTGCACAAGATGCAGACCACCATCGTCAACGGCCTTCATCAGCGCGTCATTGAAGCCATGACGACGCACGAAACCTCATTCTTTCGGGACATCAACCCGTTCGACGCGATACGCCGCGTTGTCTTGCCTGAACTGATCACGGCACGCGGGACGTCACGAACGATCAAGATCTGGTGCATGGCCTGTTCGACCGGGCAAGAGCCCTACAGCTTGGCAATGTTGATTCGTGAATATTTTCCTCAACTGCACGGCTGGGTGGTCAAGATCCTTGCGACAGATCTGTCCGCCCAAGTTCTGGAACGTGCTCGCGAGGGACGCTTCAATCAGCACGAAATCAACCGGGGATTACCGGCGCCATTCATGCTGAAGTACTTCACCCGACAAGGAATGAACTGGCAGGCCAACGATGACATTCGCAGTCTGATCGACTTTCAGCAGATGAATCTGATCGAGCCCTGGACGGTTCAAGGGCCGATGGACATCATTTTCCTGCGAAATGTCCTGATCTACTTTGAACTTGACGTCAAAAAGGAGATCTTGGCAAAAGTCAGGCGTGTCTTGCGACCGGACGGCTCGCTGCTTTTGGGCGGCTCTGAGAATGCGGTGGGTCTGGATGATTCCTTCCGCAGGGTTCAAATTGAGCAGACGAGCGTCTACCGCCTTCGATAG
- a CDS encoding YqgE/AlgH family protein, protein MSESLRGQFLIAAKRLRDGNFYKAVVLLLEHSDQGAMGLVINRPSSIRVSHALAGHFNLPDTDDVVFGGGPVEPSALVILHDDANFEDEGPSVVPGLFVGGSPSAFESVIREAADSDHLKHSFRVLSGYAGWGAGQLESEIDRGDWLLHPADRELVFHQDPYAIYEVALQKFYEANHFLPHRIKDPSTN, encoded by the coding sequence ATGTCCGAATCATTGCGGGGACAATTCTTGATCGCAGCCAAACGGCTGCGCGATGGAAATTTCTATAAGGCCGTCGTTTTATTGCTCGAGCATAGCGACCAGGGGGCCATGGGGTTGGTCATCAACCGACCTTCCTCGATTCGTGTCTCGCATGCGCTCGCGGGGCATTTCAATCTTCCGGACACCGATGACGTGGTATTTGGGGGTGGCCCGGTCGAGCCTTCCGCACTCGTGATCCTGCATGACGATGCGAACTTCGAAGACGAAGGTCCGTCTGTTGTCCCCGGCCTGTTCGTCGGCGGCAGTCCCAGTGCCTTTGAAAGCGTCATCCGCGAGGCGGCCGACAGTGATCACCTGAAGCATAGCTTCCGCGTTCTGTCGGGCTATGCGGGGTGGGGCGCCGGTCAATTGGAATCCGAAATTGATCGGGGTGACTGGCTCCTGCATCCTGCTGATCGCGAACTGGTTTTTCACCAAGATCCGTATGCCATCTACGAAGTGGCACTACAGAAGTTCTACGAAGCGAACCATTTTCTGCCGCACCGCATCAAGGATCCTTCGACCAATTGA
- the trpS gene encoding tryptophan--tRNA ligase, with amino-acid sequence MRVLSGIQPTARFHWGNYFGAIQQYIALQGNEQSFYFIADLHALTTVRDAKQLAQNNVDAAIDLLALGLDPNQASLFRQSDVPEVTELMWLLMTVTQFSLLEKCTSYKDKAAKGIAADAGLFTYPVLMAADILLYDSDVVPVGADQIQHLEVTRDIAQRFNSIFDGEHLHLPTARVLQVGAKVPGTDGEKMSKSYGNTIEIFEAEKPLRKKIMSIKTDSLPVEAPKNPETCSIYALYQLFASPVQQAALAERYRAGGMGYGEAKQALFEAAMAYFGPARAKREELVSKPELVEEILQAGAKKARAKGREVLQRVRAACGLGLRNS; translated from the coding sequence ATGCGTGTGCTTTCCGGCATCCAACCTACGGCTCGGTTCCACTGGGGAAACTACTTTGGAGCAATCCAACAGTACATCGCGTTGCAGGGAAATGAACAATCGTTCTACTTCATCGCCGATTTGCATGCGCTGACGACTGTCCGCGACGCGAAGCAACTCGCCCAAAACAACGTGGACGCCGCGATCGATCTGCTCGCGCTTGGGCTCGATCCGAATCAGGCGTCGCTCTTTCGCCAATCCGACGTTCCTGAAGTCACGGAGCTGATGTGGCTATTGATGACGGTCACGCAGTTCAGTCTGCTTGAAAAGTGCACGTCTTACAAGGACAAGGCCGCGAAGGGGATTGCGGCCGATGCCGGACTGTTCACTTACCCCGTCCTGATGGCGGCGGATATTCTGCTGTATGACAGCGATGTCGTTCCGGTCGGCGCAGATCAGATTCAACATCTGGAAGTCACACGCGATATCGCACAGCGATTCAACAGCATTTTCGACGGCGAGCATCTGCACCTGCCGACCGCCCGCGTGCTGCAAGTGGGGGCAAAAGTCCCCGGGACCGACGGCGAGAAAATGTCCAAGAGCTACGGGAACACGATCGAGATCTTTGAAGCGGAAAAACCGCTTCGTAAAAAGATCATGTCGATCAAGACCGACTCGCTGCCGGTTGAAGCCCCAAAGAACCCAGAGACGTGCTCGATCTACGCGCTGTACCAACTGTTTGCATCCCCCGTGCAACAGGCGGCACTTGCCGAGCGGTATCGAGCGGGCGGCATGGGGTATGGCGAAGCCAAGCAAGCGTTGTTCGAGGCGGCCATGGCCTACTTTGGACCAGCACGCGCCAAACGCGAAGAGCTCGTTTCAAAGCCGGAACTCGTTGAAGAGATTCTGCAAGCGGGGGCCAAGAAGGCACGGGCGAAGGGGCGCGAAGTCTTGCAACGCGTTCGCGCCGCGTGCGGTTTGGGTCTTCGCAACAGCTAA
- a CDS encoding TIGR04255 family protein, which produces MPSGTPLQSGVRPGSPELPQEFAHPPLIEVWLGVEFDEPANFENVEAMEWRRRLGPEWPPVWRTIGPAERHAPALTHVEKQLQNVMGDRAIRFCPHGFSYGWLGYDGSIYPRYETIRDGFVATLDAVCDVMPGIGSPKRTAVSYLNRIPQGTVWMTARDWTFFRLWQPSPLQKLGIADHDISGCWQYPLESNRGTLRVEFSHESAPMTPLEIESLWLRITSASEISDEDGSLFDGLDHGREMVVRSFNELVTSEAKEYWGVLPRK; this is translated from the coding sequence ATGCCCTCCGGGACACCGCTCCAATCAGGCGTTCGGCCTGGATCGCCGGAACTGCCGCAAGAGTTCGCTCATCCTCCCCTGATCGAAGTCTGGCTGGGGGTTGAGTTCGACGAGCCGGCCAACTTTGAGAACGTTGAGGCGATGGAGTGGCGTCGTCGTCTTGGGCCCGAATGGCCCCCAGTCTGGCGAACGATCGGTCCGGCCGAGCGACACGCCCCAGCGCTCACGCATGTTGAAAAGCAATTGCAGAATGTGATGGGTGACCGCGCGATCCGGTTTTGCCCGCACGGATTTTCCTATGGTTGGCTTGGCTACGATGGCAGCATCTATCCGCGCTACGAAACGATTCGCGACGGCTTTGTCGCCACACTGGATGCCGTCTGTGACGTGATGCCAGGGATCGGTTCCCCGAAGCGAACCGCGGTCAGCTATCTCAATCGAATTCCCCAGGGGACGGTTTGGATGACGGCCCGCGATTGGACGTTCTTCCGACTGTGGCAACCGAGTCCGCTGCAAAAGCTGGGGATCGCTGATCACGACATTTCTGGCTGCTGGCAGTACCCGCTTGAAAGCAACCGCGGGACATTGCGAGTCGAGTTCTCGCACGAATCGGCTCCAATGACGCCGCTGGAGATTGAGTCGCTCTGGTTGCGGATTACATCGGCCAGTGAAATCTCGGACGAGGACGGGTCGCTGTTCGATGGACTGGACCACGGCCGCGAAATGGTCGTTCGATCGTTCAACGAACTCGTCACGTCCGAGGCCAAAGAGTACTGGGGCGTCTTGCCACGAAAGTGA
- a CDS encoding response regulator, whose translation MFVEQYQLLIADDDDAFRGALCEIFEPFFRLIEAQSGEEALELASREDVHLALFDMHMHRLTGLEALRQLKEIHIVAPCILITADYTSELCDDAAEAHVFTVLKKPVTKHDLVRTVATAVDAVYHDRELSGRLLST comes from the coding sequence ATGTTTGTCGAACAATATCAACTGCTGATTGCCGACGATGACGACGCGTTTCGCGGGGCGTTGTGCGAGATATTCGAGCCCTTTTTTCGTCTCATCGAAGCGCAGTCGGGCGAAGAGGCATTGGAACTGGCCAGTCGTGAAGACGTGCATCTGGCGCTCTTCGATATGCACATGCATCGTCTGACTGGCTTGGAAGCACTTCGTCAGTTGAAAGAGATTCACATTGTTGCGCCGTGCATTCTGATTACCGCAGACTATACGTCCGAATTGTGTGACGATGCCGCCGAAGCCCATGTGTTTACGGTACTGAAAAAGCCCGTGACCAAGCATGACTTGGTCCGGACCGTTGCCACGGCGGTCGACGCAGTTTATCACGATCGCGAATTGAGTGGTCGATTGCTGAGTACCTGA
- a CDS encoding ArnT family glycosyltransferase: MKILLKQQAWLVLAAGLLFFSFLGSYALFNNVEPITAGSAAEMLRQGTWIVPTFNNQLQTDAPILIDWLLLAAFRLWGVSEWSARITSSVFSIASVLMTYHLGRKLYSLNVGFLAGLILSTCLLFTINGRSATPDSISLFLVTFAFTSYVWLVARQREGHFSGVLQLPPPVSTGLEGDSETRTQPIHRRTRVQELTFRWWPITVPMFLAMGLATLSIGPVGLVLPVAILLAFLLISQWNIDLEQEVIVAPTGPWWRRWPLTVVQIFRLRSIKESILGIHLVQGLGICAIVALPWYLAVTFATNGAWPQHYFLHREFDGSVRSSDGQTGIPLYLLYQLVSLHVGCFPWSVFLPVAFYRLRLRLEERAHAFDSDLLLTCWMGIWFAFYTVISTHESNDLLPMYPAVALVLARYLNDWQFDKVDMWIYSFLLCCRAMWIVGAVMTLGIYVAAYLYFPGEQWLGVVGLIPVIGAIVTIKLVEQEQRKTALRTLVATALLLAFIVVGVAAPRMRPYQDSSLFIADAKQRAKSEEIEIATFRYYEPSVVFYAGKPIPTLGSAREVADFLAGRNNGFVITKATDLNELREELHSNVSELSRRRNFMHGRELILLGRD, translated from the coding sequence ATGAAAATCTTGTTGAAGCAACAAGCGTGGCTGGTTCTGGCCGCGGGACTTCTGTTCTTTTCATTCCTGGGCAGCTATGCCTTGTTCAACAATGTCGAACCGATCACGGCGGGCAGTGCCGCCGAGATGCTTCGTCAGGGCACGTGGATCGTGCCGACATTCAACAACCAGCTTCAAACCGATGCACCGATTCTGATCGATTGGCTTCTACTGGCCGCATTTCGCCTGTGGGGAGTCTCGGAATGGTCAGCACGGATCACGTCGTCCGTGTTTTCGATTGCGTCCGTTCTCATGACGTATCATCTGGGGCGCAAACTTTACTCTTTGAACGTCGGATTCCTGGCGGGCTTGATTCTCTCGACCTGCCTGCTGTTCACGATCAACGGTCGGTCCGCGACCCCGGACTCGATCTCGCTGTTTCTGGTGACGTTTGCATTTACCAGTTATGTGTGGCTTGTCGCACGACAGCGCGAGGGGCACTTCAGCGGCGTCCTGCAACTTCCGCCGCCCGTTTCCACAGGCTTAGAAGGCGATTCGGAAACCCGGACACAACCGATCCATCGCCGGACCCGTGTGCAGGAACTGACCTTCAGATGGTGGCCCATCACCGTGCCGATGTTTCTGGCGATGGGGCTCGCGACATTGTCGATCGGCCCTGTCGGTCTCGTGCTGCCCGTCGCAATTCTGCTGGCGTTTTTGTTGATCTCGCAATGGAACATTGATCTTGAGCAGGAAGTGATCGTCGCCCCAACGGGACCGTGGTGGCGTCGGTGGCCCTTGACCGTCGTTCAAATCTTTCGTCTCCGGTCCATCAAAGAATCGATACTTGGAATCCATCTGGTTCAGGGGCTTGGAATATGTGCCATTGTCGCTCTGCCGTGGTATCTGGCCGTCACCTTTGCCACGAACGGAGCCTGGCCCCAACATTATTTCCTTCATCGCGAATTCGACGGATCGGTCAGATCCAGTGACGGTCAGACGGGGATTCCCCTGTACTTGCTGTACCAATTGGTCTCGCTTCACGTCGGCTGTTTTCCCTGGTCCGTCTTCCTGCCGGTCGCGTTTTACCGATTGCGTTTGCGTCTTGAAGAACGCGCTCATGCGTTTGACAGCGATCTGCTGCTCACTTGCTGGATGGGAATCTGGTTCGCTTTCTATACGGTCATCAGCACGCATGAATCCAACGACCTTCTGCCGATGTATCCCGCCGTTGCACTGGTCTTGGCTCGGTACTTGAACGACTGGCAGTTCGACAAAGTGGATATGTGGATCTACTCGTTTCTGCTTTGCTGCCGCGCGATGTGGATCGTGGGCGCCGTCATGACCTTGGGAATCTACGTCGCGGCCTATCTGTACTTTCCAGGCGAACAATGGCTGGGTGTGGTTGGACTGATTCCCGTAATTGGTGCCATTGTGACCATCAAGCTGGTGGAGCAGGAACAGCGAAAAACGGCTCTCAGAACGCTCGTTGCGACGGCGCTGCTGCTCGCATTCATCGTGGTGGGAGTCGCGGCCCCTCGAATGCGTCCTTATCAGGATTCATCACTGTTCATCGCGGATGCAAAGCAGCGAGCGAAATCCGAAGAGATCGAGATCGCGACGTTCCGCTACTATGAGCCCAGCGTGGTGTTCTATGCCGGAAAACCAATCCCGACGCTGGGCTCGGCCCGAGAAGTCGCCGACTTCCTTGCCGGACGCAACAACGGCTTCGTCATCACCAAGGCGACTGACCTGAACGAACTTCGCGAAGAGCTACACAGTAACGTCAGTGAACTCAGCCGACGACGAAACTTCATGCATGGCCGCGAATTGATCCTGCTTGGCCGCGATTGA
- a CDS encoding outer membrane protein assembly factor BamB family protein — protein MNSSQSISPAAAQPQPISVRSLRERWKWGAGILTVALIAQSVLWTMWWEDPTHFKMSILFVWPAALFALMIWWVFFSGWSWRVRLGSVATGVLSVVAFFSIYRLEWDGDMVPRRFVLRSKPTGQDIAREFLERQQKQLADKADAVDPAAVANQPPLIAEAGDWTGFRGPRRDGVVLNGSLRRDWNQSPPREVWRHPVGRAWSSFAVVGNYAFTQEQRDQSECVVAYAADTGKQIWVHEDQTILSIVDANGGPGPHATPQFDDGKIYSLGGTGILNCLDAVSGTRLWGTNILGDKGDGKAGAKPPEWGVSLSPLIYENLVIVIPGGTAVEADASFNKGVTAYDKASGNVVWSVGTRPASYGSPRIETMSDTAQLLIPNGNGLSGHSLEDGKELWFFPLENAPKVNSSMPWRVDGESLVFGTGYGVGTVRLKITQSYGEWSATQRWASNRFRPKFNDFVVRDKFAYGLDDGTLTCLDVDSGAIKWKAGRYGYGQLLLVDDVLLIISEDGELLIVPAEPKKSERLATFKLFDSGFCWNHLALRGGRLFARNANEAACLDVGIEKTP, from the coding sequence GTGAACTCGTCACAATCGATCAGTCCGGCTGCCGCTCAACCACAGCCGATTTCCGTGCGCAGCCTTCGAGAACGATGGAAATGGGGCGCCGGTATTCTGACGGTCGCGCTGATTGCGCAAAGCGTCTTGTGGACGATGTGGTGGGAGGACCCGACGCATTTTAAAATGTCGATTCTGTTCGTCTGGCCTGCCGCACTATTTGCGCTCATGATCTGGTGGGTCTTCTTTTCCGGGTGGTCGTGGCGTGTTCGTCTGGGAAGTGTGGCGACAGGCGTATTGAGTGTCGTTGCGTTCTTTTCGATCTATCGGCTGGAATGGGACGGCGACATGGTCCCGCGTCGATTTGTGTTGCGATCCAAGCCAACGGGTCAGGATATCGCGCGTGAGTTTTTGGAACGTCAGCAGAAACAGCTTGCTGACAAAGCGGACGCTGTCGACCCGGCTGCTGTTGCCAATCAGCCTCCCTTGATTGCCGAAGCGGGCGATTGGACAGGATTTCGCGGACCCCGCCGCGACGGCGTCGTTTTGAATGGTTCGTTGCGACGCGATTGGAACCAGTCTCCGCCCCGCGAAGTCTGGCGTCATCCGGTCGGCCGAGCCTGGTCATCGTTTGCCGTCGTCGGCAACTACGCGTTCACGCAAGAGCAACGTGACCAGTCGGAATGCGTGGTGGCGTATGCGGCCGATACGGGCAAGCAGATCTGGGTACATGAGGACCAGACGATTCTGTCGATCGTGGATGCCAATGGAGGGCCCGGTCCCCACGCCACGCCTCAGTTTGACGACGGGAAAATCTATTCCCTGGGAGGGACTGGGATTCTCAATTGTCTGGACGCCGTCAGCGGGACGCGTCTCTGGGGAACGAATATTCTGGGCGATAAGGGAGATGGAAAGGCGGGGGCGAAGCCTCCTGAATGGGGCGTTTCACTGTCGCCGCTCATTTATGAAAACCTGGTGATTGTCATTCCTGGCGGCACAGCGGTCGAAGCGGACGCGTCGTTCAACAAAGGTGTCACGGCGTATGACAAGGCGTCGGGAAACGTGGTCTGGTCCGTTGGTACGCGCCCTGCAAGTTATGGCAGCCCGCGGATCGAGACGATGAGTGACACTGCGCAATTGCTGATTCCCAATGGCAACGGCCTATCCGGGCACTCGCTTGAAGACGGGAAGGAGCTTTGGTTCTTCCCGCTGGAAAATGCGCCAAAAGTGAATTCATCAATGCCGTGGCGCGTCGATGGCGAATCGCTTGTGTTCGGTACCGGTTATGGTGTCGGCACCGTTCGGCTTAAGATTACACAGTCGTATGGCGAATGGAGTGCGACGCAACGCTGGGCGTCAAACCGCTTCCGACCAAAATTCAATGACTTCGTTGTCCGAGACAAATTTGCGTACGGTCTGGACGATGGTACATTGACCTGCCTCGACGTCGATAGCGGCGCGATCAAGTGGAAGGCGGGTCGCTACGGGTATGGACAACTGTTACTCGTCGATGATGTCTTGCTGATCATTAGTGAAGATGGCGAACTGTTGATTGTTCCGGCTGAGCCCAAGAAATCCGAGCGCTTGGCCACGTTCAAGCTCTTTGACAGCGGTTTTTGTTGGAACCACCTGGCGCTTCGTGGCGGTCGATTGTTTGCACGCAATGCGAATGAAGCCGCTTGCCTTGACGTTGGTATCGAAAAGACTCCGTAG
- a CDS encoding DnaJ C-terminal domain-containing protein, whose amino-acid sequence MADDYYKTLGVSKGASADEIRKAYRKLARVNHPDAKPNDAGAAERFKAIQEAYDVLNDADKRKKYDQFGPGFEQMGRGGPPPGGGFGGFEGGSGPIDLGDLFGNGGIDLGDFFGAAMRGGPSSAGSRRGKRPGVRGEDIRATVRVPFETAVTGGSVDVRVDRGGQGETLGIKIPAGVSEGQVIRLAGQGHPGQRDGLSGDLLLRIEIEPHAYFRREGANLLVDVPISPSEAVLGTKVEVPTLSEGHVIMKVPAGTSSGVKLRLRGKGAIDPQTKQPGDQFVVIKIVLPKHLPEHAKDLYKQLAEHETSVRDGLW is encoded by the coding sequence ATGGCAGACGATTACTACAAAACACTCGGCGTCTCCAAAGGTGCGTCCGCGGACGAAATTCGAAAGGCCTACCGGAAACTCGCGCGCGTCAACCATCCAGACGCCAAGCCCAACGACGCCGGAGCCGCAGAACGTTTTAAGGCGATTCAGGAAGCGTACGACGTTCTGAACGACGCGGACAAACGGAAGAAATACGACCAGTTTGGCCCTGGCTTCGAACAGATGGGACGTGGCGGACCTCCGCCTGGTGGTGGATTCGGCGGATTTGAAGGCGGCAGCGGGCCCATCGATCTGGGCGATCTGTTCGGCAATGGAGGCATCGATCTGGGCGACTTCTTCGGCGCAGCCATGCGAGGTGGTCCGAGTTCCGCCGGTTCACGCCGTGGCAAGCGGCCCGGCGTTCGCGGCGAAGATATTCGAGCAACCGTTCGCGTCCCCTTCGAAACGGCAGTCACCGGTGGCTCGGTCGATGTTCGGGTCGATCGTGGTGGCCAAGGCGAGACGTTGGGAATCAAGATCCCCGCCGGTGTCAGTGAAGGACAGGTCATTCGTCTGGCGGGACAAGGTCATCCCGGTCAACGTGACGGTCTAAGCGGGGACTTGCTGCTGAGAATCGAGATCGAGCCGCATGCGTATTTCCGTCGCGAGGGCGCCAATCTGCTCGTCGACGTTCCCATTTCTCCATCCGAAGCCGTTCTCGGCACGAAAGTCGAAGTTCCAACGCTCAGCGAAGGTCATGTGATCATGAAGGTGCCCGCAGGCACATCGAGCGGTGTGAAGCTGCGTTTGCGGGGGAAGGGCGCGATCGATCCGCAAACAAAACAGCCGGGCGATCAATTCGTGGTGATCAAGATCGTGCTGCCAAAACACCTGCCAGAACATGCCAAAGACCTGTACAAGCAACTTGCAGAACACGAAACGTCCGTCCGCGATGGCCTGTGGTGA
- the rnpA gene encoding ribonuclease P protein component: MKPFGFSKSQHLRSSAEFKHVYDLKCKAADGVLLVFAASNSTPTTRIGLSVSKKHGGAVVRNRLKRLLREAFRLSQHELPAGLDLIAIPLAKDRATLDSYRESLVKIVRRLTKRFDENAGKATPS, translated from the coding sequence ATGAAGCCTTTTGGGTTTTCCAAATCGCAACATCTGCGATCCTCTGCCGAATTCAAACATGTTTACGACCTGAAATGCAAAGCGGCAGACGGCGTGCTGCTGGTGTTCGCAGCCAGTAATTCAACGCCGACAACGCGGATTGGCTTAAGCGTCTCCAAGAAGCATGGCGGTGCCGTGGTCCGAAATCGCCTGAAGCGACTCCTGCGGGAGGCATTTCGCCTGTCACAGCACGAATTGCCCGCGGGTCTTGACCTGATTGCGATTCCCCTGGCAAAAGACCGGGCCACATTGGATTCTTACCGGGAATCGCTCGTCAAAATCGTGCGGAGATTGACGAAGCGATTTGATGAGAACGCCGGTAAGGCCACGCCGTCATGA
- the yidD gene encoding membrane protein insertion efficiency factor YidD, with protein MIRQLISLPSLILIGAVRLYQWLISPLLGKNCRYEPSCSQYFILAVKKYGAIVGTWKGTLRILRCHPFHPGGYDPP; from the coding sequence ATGATCCGTCAGTTGATTTCGCTGCCCAGCCTGATTTTGATCGGCGCAGTCCGACTCTATCAATGGCTGATTAGCCCATTGCTCGGCAAGAACTGTCGGTACGAACCGTCATGCAGCCAGTACTTTATTCTCGCCGTCAAAAAGTACGGCGCGATTGTGGGAACATGGAAGGGAACGCTACGAATCCTGCGTTGTCATCCATTTCATCCAGGCGGGTATGACCCGCCTTAG
- a CDS encoding MoaD/ThiS family protein has translation MIRVILPSHLRTLASVGGEVQLDLAGPVTSCSILDALEARFPMLRGTIRDQVTRQRRPFLRFFACNEDVSFVPPDGPLPDAVATGREPFFIVGAIAGG, from the coding sequence ATGATTCGCGTCATTCTCCCGTCGCACTTAAGAACGCTGGCGAGCGTTGGTGGTGAAGTCCAGTTGGATCTTGCCGGGCCGGTGACGTCGTGCTCGATTCTCGACGCGTTGGAAGCGCGCTTTCCAATGCTCCGCGGAACGATTCGTGATCAAGTCACTCGGCAGCGGCGGCCGTTCCTCAGGTTCTTCGCCTGCAACGAAGATGTTTCGTTTGTCCCGCCGGACGGACCGTTGCCGGACGCCGTTGCGACGGGACGCGAACCCTTCTTTATTGTCGGCGCCATTGCAGGCGGATAA